The genomic region AGGATTTGCAGGTGGATGCCGCCCGCGACCTGGGCATGATCTCCAGCGAGCGCTTGCTGAAACTGCTCTTCAAAGCCGAAAAATTCATCCTGGATCGCTGTACGATGGTTTCTTCTATCAGTGATGGAATGCTGGATAAAATCAGAGCAAAGGGCATTGACGAGCACAAATGCATTCTTTTCCCCAACTGGGTAGACGAAAACCACATCCGCCCGTTGCCCAAAGATGCCTCGCTGCGGGAAGAGTTTGGCCTGAAAGCCACGGATAAAGTGATTCTGTACTCCGGCAATCTGGGAGAGAAGCAGGGGCTTGAACAGGTCATCGAAGTGGCCCGGCTTTTTCAGCACCGAAGCGATGTGGTTTTTCTGATTACCGGCTCCGGCGGCGCTAAAAAGCGGTTGCAGCGTCTGGCCGAGTCGTACCACCTGACCAACATTCAGTTCTTTCCGTTGCAGCCTTATGCCAAACTATCGGCTCTGCTGGCAACGGCTGATCTGCACCTGGTATTGCAGAAAAAATCAGCATCGGATCTGGTAATGCCCTCCAAACTCACCTCAATCCTGGCTGCCGGGGGCTGCCCGCTGGTCACCGCTTCGCCGGGTACTTCGCTGTACAGGGTCGTCAGGGAACACCAGTTCGGCATTCTGGTCGAGCCGGAATCCACCGAGGCCCTTTTCGACGGTATCAGCAACGCTCTGGCCGCTGATCTTGACGTTTACAGGACAAGCGCCAGAGTCTATGCGGAGAAATACTTGAGTAAAGAAGTAATTCTGAGCGATTTTGAGAAAAAGGTTGAACAAATGACCGCCCAGATTTCAGGGAAAGTAATGCCTTCGGTTTCTATTTGAGCAAAGCAGATAAAGCAAAACTCATGTATCAATGTATTTATGATTGGCAATAGAGGGATAAAAAAATAAATCGCTTAGTAAAATTGAGAAGAGAGTACTTTATGAAAATGTCTGATAATTAACAGAGTGATGCTTGTTTTTTTGCTTTACTATTTTCATTGAAATTTCAAATGAACAACTGATACTCTGTAAAAGCTTTTTATGACCTAATAGAGAATAATAACATTTAAATATTTTACAGATAAAAAAATGAATACCAATACATTTAAAAATAGGATTATTCTCAACGATTTAAAAATTGTCTGTTAAACGAATAATTATTGGTCGATTGTATAAAGTAGCCACATTAAAATTTAGTTTTCACTGTACCAAAAGGTTACATTTTGTTTACTCAAACTTGTAAAAGAAGAAAATTATGCAAAAATTGAGGTCCACAAATGAAATGTCGTTTTTGTATTTATTTTATAAAACAACAAATATCTTTTTAACGGACAATATTTTTTCTCCAGGCATATAAAGCCGCGAATAGATGATCAGCTTATACTGATTTCAGTTTCGCAAAGCTTATTTGATAAATGAAGTCATTGTCATTAGTGTTTTTTAATTAATTATTCAGTCATTTAAATCATAAGCTATGGCCACTACCAATACGTATCTGGATGCTTCTTTCCAGGTTGTGAAACCTGTGGATTTTAGAGCGGCTATTACAAGGTATCTCCGGCATTGGCCCTGGTTTATTGTGTCATTAGCTCTGGCAATGGCAGGCGCTTATGTTTACTTGGCTTATCAGCAGCCCCAGTACAGAATGGAAGCCCGGCTTCTCATTCAGCACGATGGTTCAGGAAGTCGCGGAGCCGTTATGCTGAAAGACTTTGAAGGGGGAGCATTTAAGGATAAGGAAATTGAAAATGAAATAGAAGTATTATATACGTATACCTTAATGGAAAAGGTTATCCAGAAGCTGAATCTGGATATTCGCTATTTTAAGCCCGCTACTTTTGGAATGCTGGAGCTGTACGAAACGTCTCCGGTTAAAGTTGAAGTTGTCAACGCTTATCCTGTTTTATATAATAAGCCGTTGGTATTACAATTTCCCAATGCGGAAACGGTGTTGATTGACGATAAATCATACCTGTTAAACAAGCTTATCGAAACACCATACGGCTCGCTTCGCATTCTTACAAAAAACACGTTTGACCCTTCGGTAAAGGCGCTTCAGGTTCAGGTGATGAGCTTGTCTTCCGCCGCGGGCGATTTCATCGGACGGCTGAGTGTCAAACCGACCAGCGAGTCATCTTCCGTGCTTAAACTGACATTGACCGACGCGTTTCCGGAGCGGGGAAAGGCTGTTCTGAACGACCTTATCGCCGAATACAACAAAGCATCCGTTGAGGATAAAAAGAAAGGAACGGCCCAGACGCTGGAGTTTATCAATAGCCGTCTGGCGCTGATTTCGGGCGAACTTTCGGCGGTGGAAAAGAGCATTGAAAATTACAAGTCAGAGAACGGAATCACGGATCTGGGCAGCCAGGCAGAATCTTTCCTGTCGAGTGTAAAAGATAACGACTCTCACCTGAGCCAGATCGACATTCAACTCGCGTCGCTCGACAATCTGGTCAATTTCGTCAACAGCCAGCCCGCCAATCGCAGTGGAACGCCCGCCACGCTGGGGCTGTCGGACCCGTTGCTGGTTTCTCTCATCCAGAAGATGACCCAGCTGGAAATGGAGCGCGACCAGATTGCCCGGACCACCTCGCCGAAAAACCCGATGCTCCAGACCATCGACAGCCAGATTCTGGCCACCCGGGCGAACATCATCGACAACATCGAAACCATGAAGGAGATGCTGCTGGGGGCTCATTCGCAGTATAAGGACAAGAACAAGCGGATGGAGGAAGTTATCCGGACGATTCCGGTCAAGGAGCGGCGACTGTTGAACATCACCCGGCAGCAACTGATCAAGAACAATCTGTATACCTACCTCCTGCAAAAGCGCGAGGAGACCGCCATTACTTACGGGGCGGTCAATTCCGATGCCCGGACGCTCGACCTGGCCCGCAGCAGCGGAACGCCGGTGAAGCCCGTGAAATCGACCATCTTCGTCCTCTTCGGCATGATCGGCCTCCTGCTGCCCGTGCTGGCCATTGCCGGGAAAGAACTGTTTAACAACCGGATCAGCAGCCGGCAGGATGTGGAAGCGACGACGCCCATCCCCATCATGGGCGAGATTGTCCGGAAGCGGCAGCCGGGCTCCATCATCGTCCCCGATATGTCGGTCGCGGCCGAGCAGATTCAGATGCTCCGTACCAACCTGCAGCTGGCCCGGAACCGCTCGGGAGCCGCCAGTCAGGTGCTGCTGATTACTTCCAGCATCAGCGGCGAGGGAAAATCATTTCTGACCCTGAATCTGGGGGCCAGCCTGTCCATGATTAACCAGCCGACGGTCATTCTGGAAATGGACCTGCGGCGGCCCACGCTCCGGAAAATGCTCGGCATGGAGAACGGACCGGGCATCAACGACTACCTCAATGGCGTGGCGTCGCTCGACGACGTTCTTCAGCCCATCGCCGGTCTGCACAACTACTACCTCATTCCCAGCGGCAGTCTGGTGGCTAATCCGACGGTTTCGCTCAGCAGCCCGCGTCTGGCGGAACTGATTGAGGAACTGCGACAACGGTTTGCTTACGTCCTGATTGATACGCCGCCCAGCGGTCTGGTCACCGACGCCCAACTCGTGGCTCCTTTTGCCGACACAACCTTGTACCTGATCCGGCACAACGTGACCCCGAAAGACCATCTCCGGGTGTTGAATTCGCACTACAATGGGCAGAAATTCCAGAACCTGAACATTGTGCTGAACGGCATCGGGGAAGACGACAACAATTACTACAGCTACACGTACCGAAAAGGGTATTCGTACAAACGTCTGAAATAGCAATACATAGTGCCGGACGAAAGCCTTGCCCGTGCGGGGCAGGGAACGGTCCACTCTGTCACACAATTCACACCTTATGAATCATTTCTATGTTAGACTTCTCTGGATACCAGGCGGTTGGGTTCAACAGAAGAGGCCGGCATGTTAAGGCACCTGCGGAATCTTCCGCCTATCAGCTCGTGGGGAAGCGTGCCTTCGATTTATTGATTGCGATTCTCGTCATCGTGCTCGTGCTTACCTGGCTTATTCCGCTCCTCGGTGCGCTGATTCGGCTTACGTCCCGGGGGCCGGTCTTCTTTGTGCAACTGCGGACAGGCCGCAACGGCCAGCATTTCCGGTGCCTGAAACTCCGGACGATGGTCCATGGCTGCAGTGACGGGTTTCAGCAGACTACCCTCAACGACCCCCGCGTCACTAAAGTGGGCCGCTTTCTCCGGAGATCGAATCTGGACGAACTTCCCCAGGTGCTGAACGTCCTCATGGGCGAAATGAGCATCGTGGGGCCCCGTCCGCACGCCATTCAGCACGACGCCCAGTACTGGAACACGCTGCCCGGCTACCGCGACCGGTATCTGGTCAAGCCGGGGATTACCGGGCTGGCGCAGGTGCGCGGGTGTCGGGGAGAAACCACCCGGCTCCAGCAGATGCGCCACCGCGTCCGCCTGGACCATTGGTACATCGAAAAAGTCACGCTGGGGCTGGACCTTAAAATCTGCTGGTGGACTGTACGCAATATGCTGACCGGAGACAAAGACGCCTGGTAATCAGGGGTATGGTTCCGTTAAATCTCGTAGGCATAGGTAAGCGAACGCAATGAAAGCACTGGCACAATACATCCATACCCGGACAGCCCACGCCCAATGGCTGGAGTGGGGCAGATTGATTACCCTTACCGGCTCGGCCCAGATTGCTGTTCAGGCCATAGGGCTGATAAGCGGCATTCTGGTCATCCGGCTGCTGTCTACCGGCGAGTATGCGCTGTATACGCTGGCCAATACCATGCTGGGAACAATGACCGTACTCGCCGACGGTGGCATCTCCTCCGGGGTGATGGCCCAGGGAGGAAAGGTCTGGCAGGACCGGCAAAAACTGGGCGCGGTGATGGCAACCGGCCTGCAATTGCGCCGGACGTTCGGGGCCGTCAGTCTGGTGGTATCGGTCCCAGTCCTGTTTTATCTGCTCCACCAGCACGGAGCCGACTGGCTGACGGCCGGACTGATCGTGGCCGCCCTGATTCCCGCTTTCCTCGCCGGCCTGACCGGCGAACTGCTCAAGGTAGCGCCCAGCCTGCGCCAGGACATTCCCGTTTTGCAGAAAAACAACGTAGCCGTCAATCTGGGCCGTCTGGCGTTGCTGCTGCCGGGCTTACTGGTCTTTCCGTTTGCTTCGGTCGCCATTCTGGCGGCCGGGATTCCGCAGGTTTTTGGAAACACCCATATAAAGAAAATCTCCGAAGGCTATGCCGACTGGCGGCAGGCTTCAGACCCCGAGCTCAGAAAACAAATCCTGAAGTTTGTCCAGCGCATCCTGCCCGGATCGATTTACTACTGTTTGTCGGGTCAGATCACTATCTGGCTCATTTCGCTGCTGGGCACGACCACGGCGGTGGCGCAGATCGGGGCGTTGGGGCGTCTGGCCGTTGTGCTGACGTTGATCAACACCGTCTTCGGGACGCTCATTGCTCCCCGTTTTGCCCGGCTGGATAATCAGAAAGGCCTTCTGGTGGGGGCATACATCAAAATTCACGTTGCGCTGGTGGCGATCTGCCTCGTTATTGTGGGCTTTGTGTGGTTATTCCAGACGCAGATATTATGGCTTTTGGGTAGCGAATACATGGGCTTGGGCCACGAACTGGTCTTAAATACAATCGGCAGTTGTATCGGCCTGATTGCCGGGATATCTTTCCGGATTTACACCAGTCGGGGCTGGGCGATTGCGCCGGTTTTGTCAATTCCAATAAATTTCCTATCCATTCTGATTGGCGTTTATGCAATAGACCTTTCGACCCTGGCAGGGGTATTATATTTTAATATCTTTATCTCAGTAGTGCAGGCCATAATCAACGGGTCTTATGGAATGATTAAAGTTCTTAAAAGTTAAATTAAACGACATAAAACAAAGGATAAACCACCTATATGCGTTCGGCGATCTGTACTCTTTTTGAGAGTCATTACCATTATGGACTGGCGGTTTTGGTCAATTCCCTTTGCCAGCAGGGCTATTCAGGACCTGTCTATGCAGGGTATCGGGGCAACCTTCCATTCTGGGCTTCTTCGGCAAAAAGCAACCTGTCTCTTGGCTGGAAAGGAGCTGTAACGCTGTCCGTGACGCAGGATATTGAGATTCATTTTATACCCTTAACGACGGATTATCACCTGACCAATTACAAGCCGGATTTTCTGCTGGAAGTCTGGGACGGCCCGGCCCGGGAAGCCGCCTCTATGTATTATTTTGACCCCGATATAACCGTTTGCGAGAAGTGGAATCTGTTTGAACACTGGACCGAATGCGGCATCGCTTTGTGCGAGGACATCAATTCGCCGATGGCGGCTTATCATCCCCGGCGAGTGGCCTGGAGAAGTTACTTTTCTAGAGAGAATATTCGGTTAACATTTAAGGAAGCTACCTATGCCAACGGCGGTTTTGTAGGAGTTAGCAGGGACAACAAAGCCTTTTTAGAATTATGGAAACAAATTCAGGAAAAGATGGGTCCCGCCATCGGTGGATTAAGCCGCTCTTCCCTCACCGGACCCGCGTTGCCGGAAGAAGCAACCAGCTATTTTGCTCCTTTTCCAAAAACCGATCAGGATGCGCTTAATGCGGCGATCGAAGCCTGGGAAGGACAAGTAAGTTTTGTCGGCAAAGAAGGCATGGGATTTTGCCATGGCGCGATCATGATGGCCCACGCGATCGGGTCGCCGAAGCCCTGGGAAAAAAACTTTATACTGAATGCATTGAAAGGTTTTAAACTTTCGGTAGCGGACCGCAACTTCTGGCAATATACCGGGCGGCCAATCAGCACACATAGTCCGGTTACAATTAAGGTGAAAAATATGAGCTTGATTGCTTCTCTTTTCCTGAACCGTTTTTATGTGAAGAGTTAGATTCAGAATTCGATTTAAAGTAAAAAGCGTAGGCGATGAGGATTGTTTTTCTCTGTGGATCAATGGAGCCCGGGCGCGATGGCGTCGGCGATTATACACGCAGGCTGGCCGGAGAACTGGCCCGGCAAGGTCATGCCGTGGCCTGCGTGGCGCTGAACGACCTGTTTGTGACGTCCGAGTTTGACGGCAGGCAATACAGTGAAGGCGTACTGGTTCCTACGCTGCGACTGCCTACCGGCCTGTCGGAGTCGGCGCGGTTTGAGCACGCCCGCCATTGGATCGCCCGCTTTACTCCGGATTGGATCAGCCTGCAGTTTGTGCCTTTTTCGTTTCACCCCAAAGGCTTGCCCCTGGGCCTTCCGTACCGGCTGGCAAGCCTCGGCAAGGGGTGCAAGTGGCACGTGATGCTGCATGAACTGTGGGTCGGCATGGATACGGATGCGCCCCTGAAACATATCTGGTGGGGTGGCGCCCAGCGGTTTATCATCAAATCGTTGCTGAGCCGGCTAAAACCCTCGGTCGTGCACACGCAGAGCCACCTGTATCTGGCGTACCTGGCAGAACTGGGCGTGCAGGCCGAACACCTCCCGCTGTTCTCGAATATCCCGCTGCTTTCGACGCCCCTGCCGGAAACCGGCGAGCGGGCAGACGGTACACCGACGGACACACTCGTGCTGTTTGGCGGAATCCATCCTGGTGCGCCGGTGGAGGACCTGGCGGCAGAGGCGGCCCACTACTCCCGCAGCCAGGCGATCCGGGTAAAGCTGATGATCGTCGGACGCTGTGGGACGGAACAGGAACGCTGGGCCGCTGTCTGGAGAGCGCACAAACTGCCCGTCGAAATTGCCGGTGAGCAATCCGCGGAACAGATCTCGGCCATCCTGAGGCGGGCTTCGCTGGGGATTGCCACCACGCCGATGGCGCTGATCGAAAAAAGCGGGGCGGTGTCCGCCATGCGCGCGCACGGCCTGACGGTGCTCTGTGTCGCCCGTCGCTGGCACCCCCGGGGGGGCTTGCAGGTGCAGGCTCCGTCCGGCGTCATTGAGTACCGCAAAGGCAGTCTGACGGCCTGCCTCGATTCGGGGCTGGTGCAGCAGGGCGCTGATAATCAGAGTGATGTTGTTTCTGCTCAATTGAGTAACAGACTTTTAAGGGTGGTGTAACTATGGCGAGCCTTCGTTATTTGTGGGCGCACCGGGCCCGCTTTCCGATCAGTTCGGCTCGCTTTTACCGGGCCTGGGGGAAACGGGTGTTTTCGCTGCCGGAACTGGTGAGCCGGAATCGACAGCGGTCGGCTCTGGCCCGAAAAGGGGCATCCATTGCCGAGACGGCCGAGATCGGCCAGGCGGACATTCAGGGCCGGTTCGATCTGCTGAGCATCGGTGCCAATTCGTTTCTGGGTCGGGTCACAATCGCCCTGCACGGGAAAGTACAGATTGGGGAACACGTTTGTGTCAACGACGGTGTCGAAATTCTGACGGCTTCGCACGACGTAACGGACCCGGAATGGAAGCACGTGGTGGCAGAGATTACGATTGAGGATTACGCCTGGATTGGCACCGGGGCCATGCTGCTGCCGGGGGTGCGCATCGGCCGGGGGGCCGTGGTGGGCGCGCGGGCCGTGGTGAGCAAATCGGTGCCGCCGGGCGCGATCGTGGTCGGCAATCCGGCCCGGCCCGTTCCGAAGTCGCGTTGTGAGGAATTTAGCTATAATCCCTGTGAATTTTTAGCCGCAAACCGGGCCTGGCTGCTCGGATAAGCCCTGACTGATGAAGATACTGATATCCCATCTTACCGGAAACGCCAATGTGAAAGCCGCCGCTTCCGGCCTGCTTCGGGCCGATATGCTGGGTGGGTTTTACGTGTCGATGGCTACGTTTCCGGATAGTCTTTCCGGTCGGCTGGCGGAGCTTAAACCGCTGGCCGAATTGCGGCGCCGCAGTTTTCACCCGGCCTTCAAACCGTTCGTGCGCACCTGGCCGTGGTTCGAACTCGGCCGTATTCTGGCGCTCAAATCCGGACTTTACCAGCGAACCCAGAACCCGTTCGACATCGACCGGGTCGTTCAGAATTTCGACCGCCACGTGGCTGCCCGCCTGAGCGCCGAAGCCAGCAAAGGAATCAACGCCGTCTACGGTTACGAGGATACCATCGGCTTCTCGTTTCGGGAAGCCAAACGGCTGGGGATGACCTGTCTGTATGACCTGCCTATCGGTTACTGGCGGGCGGCCCATCAGGTTTTCGAAGCTGAAAAAGAACGGTGGCCGGCATGGGCTCCAACCTTGACTGGCCTTGCTGACCCCGCCGAAAAACTCGCCCGCAAGGACGAAGAGCTCAGGATGGCCGATCAGATTTTTGTGGCCAGCAGTTTCACGGCCCGAACGCTGGAAGCTTTTCCCGGTACACTCGCGCCGGTGGAGGTGATTCCCTACGGTTTTCCGCCGGTAAATACGGCCAAACCGGAAGGGCACCGGCCAGGCACCGGACGTCCGTTACAACTCCTCTTTGTGGGTAGTTTGTCGCAGCGCAAAGGAATCGCCAATCTTTTTGAGGCCGTGGAAAAGATCGGGCCGCGGCATGTCGAACTGACGCTGGTGGGCCAGAAAACCACGTCGGACTGTCCCGCGCTGGAAGCGGCCCTGGAGCGGCACCGCTGGTTTCCCTCCATGCCCCATGCCGACATTCTGACCCTGATGCGACAAAGCGACGTGCTGGTGTTCCCCTCCCTTTTCGAAGGATTTGGGCTTGTGATAACCGAAGCAATGTCGCAGGGAACACCGGTCATCACCACCGACCGCACCATTGGTCCGGATGTGATCCGGCACGGAGAAAACGGCTGGCTGATCCAGGCCGGAGCCACCGAAGCCCTGATTGAAGCCATTGAAGAGCTTCTGATCAAACCGGAAAGCATGGCGGAGGCCGGACGGGAGGCCATCCTGACGGCGGCGGCCCGGCCGTGGGAAAGATACGGGCAGGAACTGGCGGCGGCCATCCAGACTATGTGGGCCGCGGAAACGAAACGTTGTTGAAGACCAAACCATGCAGACTTCCAAAGACATCATTTTCATCAACTCGCACCCGATTCAGTACTTCGCTCCGATGTACAAGTATCTGAACGAAGAAGGAATCCGTACCAAAGTCTGGTACTGCTCCGATTTCTCGATCCGGGGCGTTCAGGACCGGGAGTTTGGCGTGAAGGTTAAGTGGGACATCCCGCTTCTGGAAGGATATGAGTACCGTTTTTTCAGGAATTACTCCCCGAAAAAGTCAGAACTGGGCAGCTTCTGGGGGCTGATCAATCTGGGAATACTCTGGAATCTGTTTACGGCACCCCGTTCGGTTATTGTCGTTCATGGCTGGAATTACTTCACGCATTTTTTCGTCCTGCTGCTCGGCAAACTGAGAGGCCATACCGTCTGTCTCCGCTGTGAAATGCCATTCAGTCAGGAATTGCTGAAAAAGGGGCTCAAACAGCGAATAAAGCAGGCTGGTCTCAAATATATTCTCTTTCCGAGAGTCGATTTTTTCCTTTACATCGGCACCCAGAACCGTATGTTTTACGAAAGTTATGGCATTGCTCCGGGCCAGTTAATTTTCTGCCCTTATTCAGTCGATAACCGGCGATTCCGGAATGAATTTGAAAAATTAAAGGGAGACAAAACTTTAATTAAATCGAAAATAGGTGTTCCGGCCGACGGAAAAATTATCCTGTATTCGGGGAAATATGTAAGCAAAAAACGTCCGCTGGATGTCATCGAAGCCTTCAGCCGTTTGTCGCTGCCGAGTACCTGGCTGATTATGGTAGGAGAGGGCGAATTACGACCGGAAATGGAGCGAATGATTAAAGAGAATGGGCTTAAAAACGTCGTTCTGACTGGCTTTATCAACCAGTCTGCTATTTCGGAATATTATTCGATCAGTGATGTCTTCGTCATGTCTTCGGAAGCCGGCGAAACCTGGGGTTTGTCCGTAAACGAAGCCATGAGTTTTGGCCTTCCCGTTATCGTTTCGGACCTGACAGGGTGTTCGTCTGATCTCGTTCAGAACGGACAAAATGGATATATCTTCCGGACCGGTGATGTAAATGATCTAAAAGATAAGCTGGAACAGGTGCTGCTTAATCAACGCTCTTTTCACCGGGAAATCAGTCGCGAACTTATTGAAAAATATAGCTATCAATCGGTTGCCGCCAACATTCAGCTGGCCGCCGTTTGATTTTAACGAGTTTAGTTATGGTCGGGAGTTTACCCATAAACGGAGACTATTCACTGCTCAGAAATCAACTGCTTCTTAAGCGAGGCATCTGGGTGTATCTTCTGTTGCTCATTTTTGAAGGGGCGCTGCGGAAGTGGGTATTGCCTTTTCTGGCTACTCCGCTCCTGATTGTGCGGGACCCGGTGGCGCTGTGGCTCCTGCTGGCCGCCTGGAAGTTCGGCTTTTTCAGGTGGAACGGCTACTCGGCCGCCATGATTGTCCTTAGCCTGATTGGAATTGTAACGGCGGTTCTGATCGGCCACGGCAACCTTTACGTCGCCCTCTACGGAGCCCGGCTCTACATCCTTCATTTTCCGGTGATGTTTGTCATCGGTACGATTTTGAACTATGAGGATGTCGTGCAAATCGGCCGCACGATTCTTAAAATCGCTATTCCTATGGCTATTCTGATCGCCCTGCAATTTTATAGTCCGCAGTCGGCGTGGGTGAACCGGGGCATCGGCGGAAATATGGAAGGGGGCGGTTTTTCTGGCGCACTGGGGTATTTTCGCCCGCCCGGAACGTTCTCGTTCACGAATGGAAATACGTTGTTTTTCAGTCTGGTGGCGCCGTTCGTTTTTTATTTCTGGCTGAATGCAAAAGAAATAAACAGACTGATTTTAATTCTTGCCACGATTGCCCTTCTCGCCGCCATCCCGCTGTCGATCAGCCGCACCTTGTTTTTCAGTGTTACTATTACCGCGCTTTTTTCCGTGTTTACGGCCGTTACCCGGCCCCAAAATGCCGGGAAACTAATGCTGGCCTTTGTACTGGTACTGGCGGTCTTTTTTATGCTTTCCCAGATCAGCGCGATTGATACGGCCCTAAACGTATTTACGCATCGATTCGAAGGGGCTAATAAAGCGGAAGGCGGTTTAGAAGGGGTGGTGGGCGACCGTTATTTTGGTGCCATGATTTATGCCATTTCAGGCAGTTATAATATTCCTTTTTTCGGGTTTGGATTAGGGGCAGGGACCAGCGTAGGGGCCATGCTGGTTTTGGGCACAGCCGGACTTCAGTTTGGCGAAGACGAGTGGACACGCATTACCGGCGAAATGGGATTCCTGATAGGTATTCTCGTTATTCTAACCCGATTGCTATTTACCCTTAATCTTTTGACGGACAGTTTTCGACGGATGAAATCGGGCCGGTTACTTCCGTGGATGCTCGTCAGCTTTTGTGTATTAAATATACCACAGGGTCAATGGGCTCAACCGACTTCATTAGGCTTTAGTGTGCTCGCTGGTGGTCTGGTGTTGGCTGCTTTAAAAAAGTAATAATCAAACGCATTTAAGATCAATACTCTCGACATGAATATAGCCTTATGTATCAATCGTCTTGCTCTCCTTGGGTTAGGCGTTACAGTATCTTC from Tellurirhabdus rosea harbors:
- a CDS encoding WcaI family glycosyltransferase produces the protein MRVLIYGINYAPELTGIGKYSGELGAWLARNNHSVDVITAYPYYPEWERHSAYKGKLWFSENLNGVTVYRTPLYVPREVTALKRILHEFSFTAGSIPYWLKALFGRRYDLVICVSPAFHLGFPALFYSRLKGVPFVYHIQDLQVDAARDLGMISSERLLKLLFKAEKFILDRCTMVSSISDGMLDKIRAKGIDEHKCILFPNWVDENHIRPLPKDASLREEFGLKATDKVILYSGNLGEKQGLEQVIEVARLFQHRSDVVFLITGSGGAKKRLQRLAESYHLTNIQFFPLQPYAKLSALLATADLHLVLQKKSASDLVMPSKLTSILAAGGCPLVTASPGTSLYRVVREHQFGILVEPESTEALFDGISNALAADLDVYRTSARVYAEKYLSKEVILSDFEKKVEQMTAQISGKVMPSVSI
- a CDS encoding GumC family protein, yielding MEKVIQKLNLDIRYFKPATFGMLELYETSPVKVEVVNAYPVLYNKPLVLQFPNAETVLIDDKSYLLNKLIETPYGSLRILTKNTFDPSVKALQVQVMSLSSAAGDFIGRLSVKPTSESSSVLKLTLTDAFPERGKAVLNDLIAEYNKASVEDKKKGTAQTLEFINSRLALISGELSAVEKSIENYKSENGITDLGSQAESFLSSVKDNDSHLSQIDIQLASLDNLVNFVNSQPANRSGTPATLGLSDPLLVSLIQKMTQLEMERDQIARTTSPKNPMLQTIDSQILATRANIIDNIETMKEMLLGAHSQYKDKNKRMEEVIRTIPVKERRLLNITRQQLIKNNLYTYLLQKREETAITYGAVNSDARTLDLARSSGTPVKPVKSTIFVLFGMIGLLLPVLAIAGKELFNNRISSRQDVEATTPIPIMGEIVRKRQPGSIIVPDMSVAAEQIQMLRTNLQLARNRSGAASQVLLITSSISGEGKSFLTLNLGASLSMINQPTVILEMDLRRPTLRKMLGMENGPGINDYLNGVASLDDVLQPIAGLHNYYLIPSGSLVANPTVSLSSPRLAELIEELRQRFAYVLIDTPPSGLVTDAQLVAPFADTTLYLIRHNVTPKDHLRVLNSHYNGQKFQNLNIVLNGIGEDDNNYYSYTYRKGYSYKRLK
- a CDS encoding sugar transferase encodes the protein MGKRAFDLLIAILVIVLVLTWLIPLLGALIRLTSRGPVFFVQLRTGRNGQHFRCLKLRTMVHGCSDGFQQTTLNDPRVTKVGRFLRRSNLDELPQVLNVLMGEMSIVGPRPHAIQHDAQYWNTLPGYRDRYLVKPGITGLAQVRGCRGETTRLQQMRHRVRLDHWYIEKVTLGLDLKICWWTVRNMLTGDKDAW
- a CDS encoding MATE family efflux transporter, whose translation is MKALAQYIHTRTAHAQWLEWGRLITLTGSAQIAVQAIGLISGILVIRLLSTGEYALYTLANTMLGTMTVLADGGISSGVMAQGGKVWQDRQKLGAVMATGLQLRRTFGAVSLVVSVPVLFYLLHQHGADWLTAGLIVAALIPAFLAGLTGELLKVAPSLRQDIPVLQKNNVAVNLGRLALLLPGLLVFPFASVAILAAGIPQVFGNTHIKKISEGYADWRQASDPELRKQILKFVQRILPGSIYYCLSGQITIWLISLLGTTTAVAQIGALGRLAVVLTLINTVFGTLIAPRFARLDNQKGLLVGAYIKIHVALVAICLVIVGFVWLFQTQILWLLGSEYMGLGHELVLNTIGSCIGLIAGISFRIYTSRGWAIAPVLSIPINFLSILIGVYAIDLSTLAGVLYFNIFISVVQAIINGSYGMIKVLKS
- a CDS encoding glycosyltransferase; translation: MEPGRDGVGDYTRRLAGELARQGHAVACVALNDLFVTSEFDGRQYSEGVLVPTLRLPTGLSESARFEHARHWIARFTPDWISLQFVPFSFHPKGLPLGLPYRLASLGKGCKWHVMLHELWVGMDTDAPLKHIWWGGAQRFIIKSLLSRLKPSVVHTQSHLYLAYLAELGVQAEHLPLFSNIPLLSTPLPETGERADGTPTDTLVLFGGIHPGAPVEDLAAEAAHYSRSQAIRVKLMIVGRCGTEQERWAAVWRAHKLPVEIAGEQSAEQISAILRRASLGIATTPMALIEKSGAVSAMRAHGLTVLCVARRWHPRGGLQVQAPSGVIEYRKGSLTACLDSGLVQQGADNQSDVVSAQLSNRLLRVV
- a CDS encoding acyltransferase — protein: MASLRYLWAHRARFPISSARFYRAWGKRVFSLPELVSRNRQRSALARKGASIAETAEIGQADIQGRFDLLSIGANSFLGRVTIALHGKVQIGEHVCVNDGVEILTASHDVTDPEWKHVVAEITIEDYAWIGTGAMLLPGVRIGRGAVVGARAVVSKSVPPGAIVVGNPARPVPKSRCEEFSYNPCEFLAANRAWLLG
- a CDS encoding glycosyltransferase family 4 protein, with product MKILISHLTGNANVKAAASGLLRADMLGGFYVSMATFPDSLSGRLAELKPLAELRRRSFHPAFKPFVRTWPWFELGRILALKSGLYQRTQNPFDIDRVVQNFDRHVAARLSAEASKGINAVYGYEDTIGFSFREAKRLGMTCLYDLPIGYWRAAHQVFEAEKERWPAWAPTLTGLADPAEKLARKDEELRMADQIFVASSFTARTLEAFPGTLAPVEVIPYGFPPVNTAKPEGHRPGTGRPLQLLFVGSLSQRKGIANLFEAVEKIGPRHVELTLVGQKTTSDCPALEAALERHRWFPSMPHADILTLMRQSDVLVFPSLFEGFGLVITEAMSQGTPVITTDRTIGPDVIRHGENGWLIQAGATEALIEAIEELLIKPESMAEAGREAILTAAARPWERYGQELAAAIQTMWAAETKRC
- a CDS encoding glycosyltransferase family 4 protein, which encodes MKVKWDIPLLEGYEYRFFRNYSPKKSELGSFWGLINLGILWNLFTAPRSVIVVHGWNYFTHFFVLLLGKLRGHTVCLRCEMPFSQELLKKGLKQRIKQAGLKYILFPRVDFFLYIGTQNRMFYESYGIAPGQLIFCPYSVDNRRFRNEFEKLKGDKTLIKSKIGVPADGKIILYSGKYVSKKRPLDVIEAFSRLSLPSTWLIMVGEGELRPEMERMIKENGLKNVVLTGFINQSAISEYYSISDVFVMSSEAGETWGLSVNEAMSFGLPVIVSDLTGCSSDLVQNGQNGYIFRTGDVNDLKDKLEQVLLNQRSFHREISRELIEKYSYQSVAANIQLAAV